The Pelodiscus sinensis isolate JC-2024 chromosome 13, ASM4963464v1, whole genome shotgun sequence genome includes a region encoding these proteins:
- the MTMR8 gene encoding phosphatidylinositol-3,5-bisphosphate 3-phosphatase MTMR8, translating into MEHITTPKVENVKLLDRYTNKKPANGTLYLTATHLIYVDSSAEIRKETWILHHHIATVEKLPLTTSGCPLLIHCKNFRVAHFVIGHERDCHEVYTSLLKLSQPVTSEELYAFSYNPKMSKDNREIGWKLIDLKVDYQRMGIPNDYWEITDANKDYEVCNTYPPEIVVPKAANKATVVGSSKFRSRGRIPVLSYLYKENNAAICRCSQPLSGFSARCLEDEQMLQAIRQANLGSPFMYVVDTRPKLNAMANRAAGKGYENEDNYDNIRFKFIGIENIHVMRNSLQKLLEVCEAKSPSMSDFLTGLENSGWLRHIKAVMDAGVFLAKAVKDEKASVLVHCSDGWDRTAQVCSLASLLLDPFYRTFKGLMVLIEKEWIAMGHKFSHRCGHLDGDPKEVSPVFTQFTECVWQLMQQFPCAFEFNECFLLEIHDHVYSCQFGNFLGTCHREREDLKIFEKTHSLWPFLLQKKQEFKNPLYKGFTAYKELKPNTLPFSFQFWCGMYNRFDKGMHPKQCVLDHLLSCMSQKMKLEDNATELENKLPFLDGPLPDEVCSLSKIINASVESSKTPMLNTPQDYESEPPALLTNGAIVEEVDIMPDQDQKNKEDLANHHDLPDLNRTMEVIESDTKKEKLQDQ; encoded by the exons ATGGAGCACATCACCACCCCTAAG GTAGAAAATGTCAAATTATTAGATCGTTATACCAACAAGAAGCCAGCAAATGGAACCTTATACCTGACAGCGACCCATCTGATCTATGTAGATTCTTCGGCTGAAATCCGAAAAGAAACATGG ATTCTACATCACCATATAGCTACCGTGGAGAAGTTACCTCTGACCACATCTGGATGCCCATTGCTTATTCACTGCAAGAACTTCCGTGTCGCACATTTTGTCATTGGACATGAACGGGATTGCCATGAAGTGTACACGTCGTTGCTTAAACTTTCACAGCCAG TGACATCTGAAGAACTTTATGCATTTTCTTATAACCCCAAAATGTCTAAAGATAATCGGGAGATTGGATGGAAGCTGATTGATTTAAAAGTAGATTATCAGCGTATGGGAATTCCAAATGACTACTGGGAAATAACAGATGCTAATAAAGACTATGAG GTCTGCAACACATACCCTCCAGAAATAGTGGTACCAAAGGCTGCTAATAAAGCAACTGTGGTTGGAAGTTCAAAATTCAGAAGCAGAGGGCGGATCCCAGTGCTTTCCTATCTTTACAAAGAAAACAAT GCTGCCATATGTCGCTGTAGCCAGCCTCTTTCTGGATTCAGTGCTCGTTGTCTGGAAGATGAACAGATGCTGCAGGCAATTAGACAAGCCAACTTGGGGAGTCCATTCATGTATGTTGTAGACACAAGACCAAAG TTAAATGCTATGGCAAATCGAGCTGCTGGGAAGGGTTATGAGAATGAAGATAACTATGACAACATTCGCTTTAAATTCATTGGCATAGAAAACATCCACGTAATGCGGAACAGCTTGCAGAAACTTTTGGAAG TGTGTGAAGCAAAATCTCCTTCAATGAGTGACTTCCTTACTGGCCTGGAGAACTCAGGATGGTTGCGGCACATTAAAGCTGTAATGGATGCTGGTGTCTTTCTTGCTAAG GCAGTGAAAGACGAAAAAGCCAGTGTCTTAGTCCACTGCTCAGATGGGTGGGATCGTACGGCTCAGGTCTGTTCACTGGCTAGCCTCCTCTTAGACCCATTTTATAGAACATTTAAAGGACTCATG GTTCTAATAGAAAAGGAATGGATTGCGATGGGCCACAAGTTTTCACACAG GTGCGGCCATCTGGATGGTGACCCAAAGGAAGTATCTCCTGTCTTCACTCAATTCACTGAATGTGTCTGGCAGCTCATGCAGCAGTTTCCCTGTGCATTTGAATTTAATGAGTGTTTTCTTCTCGAAATCCATGATCATGTCTACTCGTGCCAGTTTGGCAACTTCCTTGGGACTTGCCATAGGGAACGGGAGGATCTAAA GATCTTTGAGAAGACCCACTCCCTGTGGCCTTTCCTATTACAGAAGAAGCAGGAGTTCAAGAATCCTCTGTATAAGGGATTCACAGCTTACAAGGAGCTTAAGCCAAACACTCTCCCTTTCAGTTTCCA GTTCTGGTGTGGCATGTATAACCGCTTTGACAAAGGAATGCATCCAAAGCAGTGTGTGCTGGACCATCTCCTCAGCTGCATGAGCCAGAAGATGAAGTTGGAGGACAATGCAACTGAACTGGAAAAT AAGTTGCCCTTCCTAGATGGTCCCCTGCCAGATGAAGTTTGCTCCTTATCTAAAATTATAAATGCCTCGGTTGAGTCTTCCAAAACGCCGATGTTGAACACTCCCCAGGATTATGAAAGTGAACCACCTGCTCTGTTAACCAATGGTGCCATAGTGGAGGAAGTTGACATCATGCCTGATCAGGACCAAAAGAACAAAGAGGACCTTGCTAATCATCATGACCTTCCTGACCTTAACAGAACCATGGAAGTTATAGAATCAGATACTAAAAAAGAAAAGCTGCAGGACCAGTGA